The following are from one region of the Cytobacillus firmus genome:
- a CDS encoding phosphatidylglycerophosphatase A family protein produces the protein MNEEKKAVNLTEQTARKWLHERGVEIQDIADLVFFLQEKYHPDLQMKDCIYNVERVLSKREVQNAILTGIQLDMLAEEKKLLEPLQSIIATDEGLYGADEVLALSIVNVYGSIGFTNFGYIDKLKPGILKDLNDKSSGRCHTFLDDIVGAIAAAASSRLAHSAENVE, from the coding sequence ATGAATGAAGAAAAAAAAGCAGTTAATCTTACAGAGCAGACAGCACGTAAATGGCTACATGAACGAGGGGTAGAAATACAGGATATAGCTGATTTGGTGTTCTTCCTCCAGGAGAAATATCACCCCGATTTGCAGATGAAGGATTGCATTTATAATGTGGAGCGTGTCTTATCAAAAAGAGAAGTGCAAAATGCCATTTTGACGGGAATTCAGCTGGATATGCTGGCCGAGGAAAAGAAACTCCTGGAACCGCTGCAATCAATTATCGCTACAGATGAAGGATTATATGGTGCAGATGAGGTATTGGCCTTATCCATTGTAAACGTATATGGTTCCATCGGATTTACCAATTTCGGGTATATCGATAAATTGAAGCCGGGCATTCTGAAGGATCTGAACGATAAGAGTTCAGGCAGATGCCATACCTTCCTTGATGATATTGTAGGAGCTATTGCGGCAGCCGCTTCGAGCAGACTTGCACATAGTGCTGAAAATGTGGAATAG
- the lipA gene encoding lipoyl synthase has translation MRALALFFTSSFSLRSGKMSKKEEYLRKPEWLKIKLNTNENYTGLKKMMREKNLHTVCEEAKCPNIHECWAVRRTATFMILGDVCTRACRFCAVKTGLPTELDLQEPERVADSVALMNLKHAVVTAVARDDLKDGGAAVFAETVRAIRRKSPFTTIEVLPSDMGGVYENLKTLMDARPDILNHNIETVERLTPRVRARAKYKRSLEFLKRAKEMQPDIPTKSSLMIGLGETKEEIIAVMDDLRAHDVDIMTIGQYLQPSKKHIKVLKYYSPEEFQELRDIAMSKGFSHCEAGPLVRSSYHADEQVNAAAKQKQIMGEKEIQQA, from the coding sequence ATAAGGGCGCTTGCGCTTTTCTTTACGTCTAGCTTCAGTTTAAGGAGTGGAAAAATGAGCAAGAAAGAAGAGTATTTGCGCAAGCCGGAATGGCTGAAAATAAAGTTGAACACAAATGAAAATTATACTGGCCTAAAAAAAATGATGAGGGAAAAGAACCTGCACACTGTATGTGAAGAAGCTAAGTGTCCCAATATCCATGAATGCTGGGCAGTAAGAAGAACGGCTACGTTTATGATTCTTGGTGATGTGTGTACGCGTGCCTGCCGTTTCTGTGCTGTCAAAACGGGGCTGCCGACTGAGTTAGATCTACAGGAGCCGGAACGCGTTGCTGATTCCGTGGCTCTTATGAATTTAAAGCATGCTGTTGTAACAGCTGTAGCAAGAGATGATCTTAAGGACGGAGGTGCAGCTGTTTTCGCAGAAACAGTCCGTGCCATCAGAAGAAAAAGCCCGTTCACTACGATCGAAGTATTACCTTCCGACATGGGCGGTGTTTATGAAAACCTGAAAACTCTTATGGATGCCCGTCCTGATATACTTAATCACAATATCGAAACTGTTGAGCGCCTGACTCCAAGAGTAAGAGCGCGTGCAAAATATAAGCGCTCTCTTGAATTTTTAAAGCGTGCAAAAGAAATGCAGCCGGATATCCCTACAAAATCCAGCCTGATGATCGGGCTTGGCGAAACGAAAGAGGAAATCATTGCAGTAATGGATGATCTGCGTGCTCATGATGTTGACATTATGACAATAGGGCAGTACCTGCAGCCATCCAAGAAACATATTAAAGTGCTGAAGTATTATTCACCTGAAGAATTCCAGGAGCTGAGGGACATTGCAATGAGCAAAGGGTTCAGCCATTGTGAAGCAGGTCCTCTTGTCCGCTCTTCCTACCATGCTGATGAGCAGGTAAATGCGGCAGCTAAACAAAAGCAGATTATGGGAGAAAAGGAAATTCAGCAAGCTTAA
- a CDS encoding sodium-dependent transporter, with the protein MDNRPQWGSRAGFIMAAVGSAIGLGNIWRFPAVAYENGGGAFFFPYLFALLTAGIPLLIMEFTIGHKYRGSAPLSYARLSKKYEWLGWWQVAISFVISTYYAVIIAWAMSFAGFSFNLKWGDDPNGFLFGEYLKLAETPGDVGGIVPGVFIPLVIVWAVTLGILFKGIKKGIEIANKIFIPVLVVLFLIIVVRALTLDGAIAGLDAFFKPNWEMIADPKVWVAAYGQIFFSLSIGFAIMVTYSSYLPKKTDLTNSAFITGFANSGFELLAGIGVFAALGFMAAQQGVGINEVVSSGVGLAFVVFPQIINEFPALNGLFGSFFFICLTLAGLTSLISIVETFVAGVQDKFNVSRNKAVLVGGGLSAVISILFATQGGLYFLDAADYFINQFGVALAGLVQVVIVGWVLKELKNLQNHADAVSDIRLGSWWKICLTAITPIVLGYMMIQNIITNIKENYEGYPTSFLLYSGWGVAIGAIILGFVFMAIKKNDTQSKLRIPADKEVSQ; encoded by the coding sequence ATGGATAATCGTCCGCAGTGGGGATCCAGAGCTGGGTTTATTATGGCAGCTGTGGGTTCTGCAATTGGTCTAGGAAACATATGGCGTTTCCCGGCAGTTGCTTATGAAAATGGAGGGGGAGCATTCTTTTTTCCATATTTGTTTGCCTTGCTGACAGCAGGTATACCGCTTTTGATTATGGAATTTACAATTGGCCATAAGTACCGCGGATCAGCACCATTGTCTTACGCAAGATTAAGTAAAAAATACGAATGGCTGGGCTGGTGGCAGGTCGCCATTTCATTTGTCATTTCAACATATTATGCAGTTATCATCGCATGGGCAATGTCATTCGCAGGCTTCTCGTTTAATCTTAAATGGGGAGACGATCCAAACGGATTCCTATTTGGAGAATATTTAAAGCTTGCAGAAACACCAGGAGATGTAGGCGGAATTGTACCGGGAGTCTTCATACCGTTAGTTATTGTCTGGGCTGTGACACTTGGAATCCTGTTCAAGGGAATTAAAAAAGGTATCGAAATCGCGAACAAAATCTTTATTCCAGTTCTTGTAGTTTTATTCTTAATTATCGTTGTTCGCGCATTGACTCTTGATGGAGCTATTGCTGGTTTGGATGCTTTCTTTAAGCCAAACTGGGAAATGATAGCGGACCCTAAAGTCTGGGTAGCGGCCTACGGCCAGATCTTCTTTAGCTTATCAATTGGATTTGCCATCATGGTAACCTACTCAAGCTACCTTCCAAAGAAAACGGATTTGACAAACAGTGCTTTCATTACCGGCTTTGCAAACTCCGGTTTTGAACTTCTTGCTGGTATCGGTGTTTTTGCTGCACTTGGATTCATGGCTGCACAGCAGGGTGTAGGCATTAATGAGGTTGTATCATCAGGTGTAGGATTGGCATTCGTTGTATTCCCGCAGATCATTAACGAATTCCCTGCTTTAAATGGCTTATTCGGTTCTTTCTTCTTTATCTGTTTAACTCTGGCCGGTTTAACATCGTTAATCTCAATTGTTGAAACGTTTGTTGCCGGAGTACAGGATAAGTTTAATGTTTCACGTAACAAAGCTGTTCTTGTAGGCGGTGGTTTATCTGCTGTTATTTCCATCCTCTTTGCGACTCAGGGCGGTCTATACTTCCTGGATGCAGCGGACTACTTCATCAACCAATTTGGTGTTGCGCTAGCAGGACTGGTACAGGTAGTTATTGTAGGATGGGTGCTTAAAGAGCTCAAGAATCTTCAGAATCATGCAGATGCTGTATCTGATATTAGACTGGGTTCCTGGTGGAAGATATGCTTGACAGCTATTACACCAATCGTGCTTGGCTATATGATGATTCAAAACATTATTACAAATATTAAAGAGAATTATGAAGGGTACCCTACCAGCTTCCTTCTTTATTCCGGCTGGGGAGTAGCAATAGGAGCCATTATCTTAGGATTTGTGTTTATGGCTATTAAAAAGAATGATACACAGTCTAAGCTTAGAATACCAGCTGATAAGGAGGTATCTCAATAA
- a CDS encoding YutD family protein, whose translation MVSINNISYELIQEERDGFNEEAFRARYSEILSRYDYIVGDWGYGQLRLRGFFDDQSQKASFDTKISTLTEYLYEFCNFGCAYFVVKKVKS comes from the coding sequence TTGGTTAGCATTAACAATATTAGTTATGAATTGATCCAGGAAGAACGGGATGGTTTCAATGAGGAGGCATTCCGGGCCAGATATAGCGAAATTTTATCCAGATATGACTATATTGTCGGGGACTGGGGATATGGACAGCTTCGTCTCCGCGGTTTTTTCGATGATCAGAGCCAAAAGGCTTCATTTGATACAAAAATCAGCACACTTACCGAATACCTTTACGAATTCTGTAATTTCGGCTGTGCCTATTTTGTTGTGAAAAAAGTTAAAAGCTAA
- a CDS encoding methionine/alanine import family NSS transporter small subunit has translation MSGSAITMMVVGMLIIWGGLAASIINAVSKAKKAK, from the coding sequence ATGTCTGGAAGTGCAATTACAATGATGGTGGTTGGGATGCTCATTATCTGGGGCGGCCTTGCAGCAAGTATCATAAATGCTGTGTCCAAAGCAAAAAAAGCTAAATAA
- a CDS encoding YhcN/YlaJ family sporulation lipoprotein — MKKSLIILGISSMAALTACQNNAAKEDIYEETGHTINVNDQRAELYNRNMGNGRNGRNNIGEDFGYVRHQKSPIMGDNVSADHYAAIDREQVADIIGKYCTEIPNVDDISTLVTDEEVLIVYNTDTKNRNQTADQVKKMAMSVVPRWYHVYVSDDTSLRKNVENYATVDSDGRNAENGINQLIKQMLKSPQGEKMSESENENGEMQGERNDDMDKDDLGETVKKAGNR; from the coding sequence GTGAAAAAATCACTAATCATTCTCGGCATTAGCAGCATGGCTGCACTGACTGCCTGCCAAAATAATGCCGCAAAAGAGGATATCTATGAAGAAACCGGTCATACCATAAATGTAAATGACCAGCGTGCTGAATTATACAATAGGAATATGGGCAACGGCCGGAATGGCAGAAACAATATCGGTGAAGATTTCGGATATGTACGCCATCAAAAAAGCCCAATTATGGGAGACAACGTTTCAGCGGACCACTATGCTGCCATTGATCGTGAACAGGTTGCAGATATTATCGGCAAATACTGCACAGAAATTCCGAATGTGGATGATATCTCGACACTTGTAACAGATGAAGAAGTCCTGATCGTATATAACACTGACACCAAAAATCGCAATCAGACAGCTGATCAGGTTAAAAAGATGGCCATGTCTGTTGTTCCAAGATGGTATCATGTCTATGTAAGTGATGATACATCGTTAAGAAAAAATGTTGAAAACTATGCCACGGTTGATTCCGATGGCCGAAATGCTGAAAATGGCATTAACCAATTAATTAAACAAATGCTTAAATCTCCTCAAGGAGAAAAAATGAGTGAAAGTGAAAATGAAAACGGTGAAATGCAAGGTGAAAGAAATGATGATATGGATAAAGATGACCTTGGAGAAACCGTTAAAAAAGCAGGGAATCGTTAA
- a CDS encoding DUF3055 domain-containing protein: protein MAERFFLYDDIEDTKTRFISFMGENQRFDLAIVRSDRYYGKQLVLDIQGSRFAIIGEDDLKEEGYLEHVFQLSEEDAEDLKSFLMEIV from the coding sequence TTGGCAGAACGCTTTTTCTTATATGATGATATTGAAGATACAAAAACCAGATTTATCAGCTTTATGGGGGAAAACCAGCGATTCGATTTAGCTATCGTTCGTTCAGATCGCTATTACGGCAAACAATTGGTCCTGGATATTCAGGGAAGCCGCTTTGCCATCATAGGAGAAGATGACTTAAAGGAAGAAGGCTATCTTGAGCATGTATTTCAGCTTTCCGAGGAAGATGCAGAAGACCTTAAATCATTTCTGATGGAAATCGTTTAA
- a CDS encoding YsnF/AvaK domain-containing protein: protein MDTNIIGVYNSQREAVNAVQELQNEGYPVQELSIIAQSEHLDTSLEDKTGVHTETFETKNRDSSESAGFLNSLASWFDDDRMSSNSAGEKFRELGMSDDDARKYETYVNEGKIILYSERIDTSTGFANAGTAEAKEHSTYTGGYDELRSSAADDEQSLKLREEQLDVSKERVQAGEVEIQKDVVEEQKTINVPVEHEEVYVERRKVDDPDGAGVSPISDDETIRIPITEERVEVSKKPVVTEEIVVGKREVQETQQVKENLKKEEVHFEGGHEHITEDEDLNRKNNNL from the coding sequence ATGGATACCAATATTATCGGAGTTTATAATTCACAAAGGGAAGCGGTAAATGCCGTTCAAGAACTGCAAAATGAGGGATACCCTGTTCAGGAGCTTTCGATCATTGCGCAGTCAGAACATCTGGATACATCTCTTGAAGATAAAACCGGTGTTCATACAGAAACCTTCGAGACTAAGAATAGAGACAGCAGTGAAAGTGCAGGCTTCTTAAACAGTCTGGCATCCTGGTTTGATGATGACCGCATGAGCAGCAACTCTGCAGGTGAAAAGTTCAGAGAACTGGGCATGTCAGATGATGATGCCCGCAAGTATGAAACGTATGTGAACGAGGGGAAAATCATTTTATACAGTGAAAGAATTGATACTTCAACTGGCTTTGCCAATGCAGGAACTGCTGAAGCCAAAGAGCACAGCACTTACACCGGCGGATATGATGAGCTAAGAAGTTCAGCAGCAGATGATGAGCAATCATTAAAACTGCGGGAAGAACAGCTCGACGTGTCGAAGGAACGTGTACAAGCCGGAGAAGTTGAAATCCAAAAGGACGTAGTAGAAGAACAAAAAACAATAAATGTACCTGTCGAGCATGAAGAAGTATATGTAGAAAGAAGAAAAGTGGATGATCCGGATGGCGCCGGCGTCTCACCAATATCGGACGATGAAACAATCAGGATTCCTATTACAGAAGAGCGTGTGGAAGTCTCCAAAAAGCCCGTGGTCACCGAAGAGATTGTCGTAGGCAAACGGGAAGTTCAGGAAACACAGCAGGTCAAGGAAAATCTCAAGAAAGAAGAAGTGCATTTTGAGGGTGGGCATGAACACATTACAGAAGATGAAGACTTAAATAGAAAAAATAATAACCTATAA
- a CDS encoding helix-turn-helix transcriptional regulator, which produces MNKEKGVNIMHIGENSTRDMILRIIKTAGKRSILEMAQELKISEMAVRKHIQVLEKDGFITSSIQRQTKGRPSKLYQLTAKGEDLFPKKYKQLSVELLTELKSMGQGHLITELFSRRKSRLIQQYEFQTAGKSFSEKLQILEELLLLEGFMPEVRLEEGQVHLKEFNCPYIETAEEFKQICRSEKEFIKDFLSADKVDIKSCMAAGDGCCHYIIKQD; this is translated from the coding sequence TTGAATAAAGAGAAGGGCGTGAATATCATGCATATCGGAGAAAACTCCACAAGAGATATGATTCTGAGGATAATCAAAACAGCGGGAAAACGATCCATACTGGAAATGGCCCAGGAGCTGAAAATATCCGAAATGGCCGTCAGAAAGCATATTCAGGTTCTTGAAAAGGATGGATTTATTACATCTTCAATCCAGAGACAGACAAAAGGGCGCCCTTCAAAGCTTTATCAGCTAACAGCAAAAGGAGAAGATTTGTTTCCAAAAAAATACAAGCAGCTAAGTGTTGAATTATTAACCGAACTAAAAAGTATGGGGCAGGGCCATTTAATTACTGAGTTGTTTTCCAGGAGAAAAAGCCGCCTCATACAGCAGTATGAGTTTCAGACAGCGGGGAAGTCATTCTCTGAAAAGCTTCAAATCCTGGAGGAGCTCCTTCTGCTTGAAGGCTTTATGCCGGAAGTTCGTTTAGAGGAAGGTCAGGTCCACCTAAAAGAATTCAATTGTCCATATATTGAAACAGCAGAAGAATTTAAACAAATCTGCAGATCTGAAAAGGAATTTATTAAGGATTTCCTTTCTGCTGATAAGGTTGATATCAAATCCTGTATGGCTGCGGGTGACGGGTGCTGTCATTATATAATAAAGCAAGATTAA
- a CDS encoding Na+/H+ antiporter NhaC family protein, producing MTNTIFSLLPPLVAIAMVILTRRVLLSLGVGIVTAALLLAEFSITETFSIIWDAVKGIFVSDGELNTWNVYIILFLLVLGVITAFISISGGSRAFGEWAMKRVKTRAGAQIVGAVLGIIIFIDDYFNALAVGQISRPITDRQRVSRAKLAYLIDSTSAPVCVVSPVSSWGAYIIALIGTILAAHNVTEYSAFSAFIQMIPMNLYVWATLAIVFIVALRGIEIGPMKVHEKRAVEEGLVMDPEKPAPGELKDDLPTSSKGSVGDLVWPIIALVIGTVGSMFWTGLQAVEGNATVLQIFENTDVSKSLILGGLVGLLVSLGLFFRQAFSLKGVNPNVFGKGVWEGIKSMLPAVYILLFAWAIVDLIGRLETGKYLAGLVESSNMSTSWLPFLLFVIAGIMAFSTGTSWGSFGILLPIAGDIAAATDISLLLPAMSAVLAGAVFGDHCSPISDTTILSSTGAGCNHMDHVMTQLPYALISAGIAAVGYLVIGFIGSTVIALLTVAVLVAAFAFLGRGKKEAWQENRAS from the coding sequence ATGACTAACACGATTTTCTCCCTGCTGCCGCCTTTGGTAGCAATCGCTATGGTTATCCTGACCAGGCGCGTATTGCTGTCACTGGGAGTGGGGATAGTTACAGCCGCGCTATTGCTGGCTGAATTCAGCATCACAGAAACTTTCAGCATCATTTGGGATGCTGTAAAGGGAATTTTTGTTTCAGACGGAGAGCTGAACACCTGGAATGTATATATTATTCTATTCTTGCTTGTATTAGGAGTTATTACTGCATTTATATCTATCTCAGGCGGAAGCCGCGCTTTTGGAGAATGGGCGATGAAGCGGGTCAAAACCCGTGCAGGCGCACAGATTGTCGGAGCTGTTTTAGGTATTATCATTTTCATTGACGACTATTTCAATGCTCTGGCAGTCGGTCAGATTTCACGTCCCATTACAGACCGCCAGCGCGTATCCCGTGCAAAGCTGGCGTACCTGATTGATTCGACTTCAGCACCTGTTTGTGTGGTTTCACCGGTTTCCAGCTGGGGAGCATACATTATTGCGCTGATCGGGACAATCCTTGCTGCACATAATGTTACCGAGTATTCAGCTTTCTCGGCATTTATTCAAATGATTCCCATGAACCTTTATGTATGGGCTACTCTTGCTATTGTATTTATCGTGGCGTTAAGAGGCATAGAGATTGGGCCAATGAAAGTACATGAGAAGCGGGCAGTTGAAGAGGGGCTTGTAATGGATCCAGAGAAGCCTGCACCTGGTGAATTGAAGGACGACCTTCCAACAAGTTCAAAAGGATCTGTCGGCGATCTTGTCTGGCCAATCATTGCTCTTGTCATTGGTACAGTGGGCTCAATGTTTTGGACGGGTTTACAGGCGGTTGAAGGAAATGCGACTGTATTACAAATATTTGAGAACACGGATGTCTCTAAATCCCTAATCCTTGGTGGCCTCGTGGGTCTATTGGTTTCGTTAGGTTTATTCTTCCGTCAGGCGTTCTCCTTGAAGGGCGTTAACCCGAATGTTTTTGGGAAAGGAGTATGGGAAGGCATTAAATCCATGCTTCCAGCTGTTTATATCTTGCTGTTTGCCTGGGCGATTGTTGATTTAATCGGCCGTCTGGAAACTGGAAAGTATTTAGCCGGTCTTGTGGAAAGCTCAAATATGAGCACATCATGGCTTCCGTTTTTACTTTTCGTCATAGCGGGAATTATGGCATTCAGCACCGGAACTTCATGGGGATCTTTCGGCATCCTGCTTCCGATTGCTGGAGACATTGCCGCTGCAACAGATATTTCTCTTTTATTGCCGGCTATGTCTGCTGTCCTTGCCGGCGCCGTATTCGGCGACCATTGCTCACCGATTTCAGATACAACGATTCTTTCCTCAACAGGGGCAGGCTGTAACCATATGGACCATGTAATGACTCAGCTTCCATATGCCTTGATTTCAGCGGGAATCGCTGCTGTGGGTTATCTGGTCATCGGATTTATTGGCAGCACTGTTATCGCATTACTTACAGTGGCTGTTCTTGTAGCGGCATTTGCTTTCCTTGGCCGCGGTAAAAAAGAAGCCTGGCAGGAAAACAGGGCAAGTTAA
- a CDS encoding M23 family metallopeptidase: MRIIFTAAAALSFFLISLCTVSAEENAADIYKQRMSLYKRVEAVTNIPWYYLAGIDQYERNVRQSRRDIPKAEGITGIYFKPEEWAGILNPDPADENPTSIQFFNGIGFDGDGDGKASLKSDEDVLHSFANFLLSYGTDHDNLKIGLWNYYKRDKAVGIIIGKAQIYKQFGRLDLDDHSFPVPLRSNYSYRNTWGDARGWGGRRIHEGTDIFADYGVPVRATSYGIVEMKGWNKYGGWRIGIRDINNNYHYFAHLSGFAKELRVGQIVEPGMMIGGVGSSGYGPPGTSGKFPPHLHYGIYKDNGYTEWSYDPYPHLRLWERQDRIKARRK; encoded by the coding sequence GTGCGGATTATATTTACCGCTGCTGCAGCCTTATCGTTTTTTCTGATTTCCTTATGTACAGTCAGTGCCGAAGAAAATGCAGCTGATATATATAAACAAAGAATGTCCTTATATAAAAGAGTTGAAGCTGTTACGAATATTCCGTGGTATTATCTTGCGGGAATTGATCAGTATGAAAGGAATGTCCGGCAGTCCAGAAGGGATATTCCCAAGGCTGAAGGCATTACAGGAATCTATTTTAAGCCTGAAGAATGGGCGGGGATTTTGAATCCGGATCCCGCTGATGAAAACCCAACATCCATTCAATTTTTCAATGGTATAGGATTTGACGGGGACGGGGACGGTAAAGCCAGCTTGAAAAGTGATGAAGATGTTCTTCATTCCTTTGCAAATTTCCTTCTCTCTTATGGTACAGACCATGATAATTTAAAAATTGGATTGTGGAATTATTATAAGCGCGATAAAGCCGTTGGCATTATTATCGGCAAAGCCCAAATTTACAAGCAGTTCGGCCGTCTTGATCTTGATGATCACTCCTTCCCTGTCCCCTTGAGGAGCAATTACAGCTATAGAAATACCTGGGGGGACGCCAGGGGCTGGGGCGGCAGACGGATTCATGAAGGAACCGATATTTTTGCTGATTACGGGGTACCTGTCCGGGCTACCTCCTATGGAATAGTGGAAATGAAGGGCTGGAACAAATATGGAGGATGGAGAATTGGCATCCGTGACATTAATAACAATTACCATTATTTCGCCCACTTAAGCGGGTTTGCCAAGGAGCTCAGAGTCGGCCAAATCGTTGAACCCGGCATGATGATAGGCGGAGTAGGAAGCTCGGGATATGGGCCTCCAGGTACATCGGGAAAATTCCCGCCACATCTCCATTATGGCATCTACAAAGACAACGGCTATACTGAATGGTCCTACGACCCCTATCCACACTTAAGATTATGGGAAAGACAAGATAGGATAAAAGCCAGAAGAAAATAA
- a CDS encoding TIGR01457 family HAD-type hydrolase, translating into MKKYKGYLIDLDGTMYRGTELISEAADFVKKLQELGLPYLFVTNNSSRTPGQVADKLVKFGIPAEERQVFTTSMATASYIYEQQKDASVYVIGEEGIREALSEKGLSFGEEHADFVVVGIDRSINYEKLSIACVAVRNGATFISTNGDIAIPTERGLLPGNGSLTSVITVSTQTQPVFIGKPESIIMEQALKVLGTAKEETLMVGDNYDTDILAGMNAGMDTLLVHTGVTTKELLKGYERQPDYVFESLADWDFK; encoded by the coding sequence TTGAAAAAATATAAAGGATACTTAATCGATTTAGATGGCACTATGTATCGCGGGACAGAGCTGATCAGTGAGGCGGCTGACTTTGTCAAAAAACTTCAGGAACTGGGTCTGCCTTATTTGTTTGTGACAAATAATTCTTCAAGAACACCAGGCCAGGTGGCGGATAAGCTTGTGAAGTTTGGCATTCCGGCTGAAGAGAGACAGGTATTTACAACGAGCATGGCCACTGCCAGCTACATATATGAACAGCAAAAAGATGCTTCTGTATATGTGATCGGAGAAGAAGGAATACGGGAAGCGCTGTCTGAAAAAGGGCTAAGCTTTGGAGAGGAGCATGCAGACTTCGTTGTGGTGGGAATTGACCGTTCGATTAACTATGAAAAGCTGTCCATCGCCTGTGTGGCTGTCCGGAATGGGGCAACATTCATTTCCACAAACGGGGATATTGCCATTCCGACAGAAAGAGGCCTGCTGCCTGGAAATGGGTCACTAACGTCTGTCATCACTGTATCGACACAAACACAGCCTGTATTTATTGGAAAGCCGGAATCAATTATTATGGAGCAGGCTTTGAAGGTGCTGGGAACTGCCAAGGAAGAAACGCTGATGGTGGGAGATAACTATGATACGGATATCTTAGCAGGAATGAATGCCGGTATGGATACCCTGCTTGTCCATACGGGGGTAACAACAAAAGAATTATTGAAGGGATACGAGAGACAGCCGGACTATGTATTCGAATCACTGGCAGATTGGGACTTCAAATAG
- the yunB gene encoding sporulation protein YunB yields MAKFRGRLPRKGPLPFRYVFLLTFVFFVISTAAGLWIINEGLKPTLMSYADSQTRKIASLVINNAINKKITNVMDLEDMFEASESGVVSINVEKLNRVKAEVTELVQDNIKKAEKGDLDALESFTDVEINTEEMQHSNGIVYYVPLGQATNNALLGNLGPRIPVKFNAVGSVTSNFITETKDHGINNVEVKVLVRLDVQVQIIIPFATKIITVQEDVLAAYGIYPGKVPQFYNGGGGTSPSIEIPAGQ; encoded by the coding sequence TTGGCAAAATTTCGCGGCCGGCTGCCCCGGAAAGGACCTCTTCCATTTCGTTATGTATTTCTTTTGACCTTTGTATTTTTCGTTATCTCAACAGCTGCCGGCCTCTGGATTATCAACGAAGGGCTTAAACCGACACTCATGAGCTATGCCGATTCACAGACAAGGAAAATCGCATCATTGGTGATAAACAATGCGATTAATAAAAAAATTACCAATGTGATGGATCTGGAAGATATGTTTGAAGCGAGCGAGAGCGGTGTTGTCAGCATAAACGTGGAAAAGCTGAACAGAGTCAAAGCGGAAGTAACCGAACTGGTTCAGGATAATATTAAAAAAGCGGAAAAGGGCGATTTGGATGCGTTGGAGTCCTTTACAGACGTGGAAATCAATACGGAGGAAATGCAGCACTCAAATGGAATTGTCTATTATGTGCCGCTTGGCCAGGCAACCAATAATGCCCTCCTCGGTAACTTGGGTCCCCGAATACCGGTGAAGTTTAATGCAGTCGGTTCTGTTACCTCCAATTTTATAACTGAAACAAAGGACCACGGCATAAATAATGTGGAAGTGAAGGTTCTGGTCCGCCTGGACGTACAGGTTCAAATTATCATTCCTTTTGCCACTAAAATTATCACAGTACAGGAGGATGTGCTGGCAGCTTATGGCATTTACCCGGGAAAGGTCCCGCAATTTTACAATGGCGGAGGGGGCACCTCGCCATCAATCGAAATACCGGCCGGCCAATAA
- a CDS encoding DUF86 domain-containing protein — protein MYFVDREKIEDTLSYLEQQISLFEEVKEWTSPIEKAALERIAQIMIEAILDTGNTMIDGFIMRDPGSYDDIVDILDDEKVISKEMSESFKQFITYRKMLVQNYTDVNHEGLKAAISSHIPMIKEFPGRVREYLINELGPVSAFKPQ, from the coding sequence ATGTATTTCGTAGACAGGGAAAAGATTGAAGACACACTCAGTTATCTGGAACAGCAAATCTCCCTTTTTGAAGAAGTGAAAGAGTGGACATCCCCTATTGAAAAGGCAGCATTGGAACGGATTGCCCAAATTATGATCGAAGCAATCCTTGATACCGGAAATACGATGATTGACGGTTTTATCATGAGGGATCCAGGCAGCTACGATGATATCGTGGATATTCTTGATGATGAAAAAGTAATCAGCAAGGAAATGAGCGAGAGCTTTAAACAATTCATTACATATCGTAAAATGCTCGTCCAAAACTACACAGATGTCAATCATGAGGGACTAAAAGCAGCGATTAGCAGCCATATCCCCATGATTAAAGAGTTTCCAGGCCGGGTCAGAGAGTATTTGATCAATGAACTAGGACCGGTTTCTGCATTTAAACCTCAATAA